A stretch of the Uranotaenia lowii strain MFRU-FL chromosome 3, ASM2978415v1, whole genome shotgun sequence genome encodes the following:
- the LOC129757593 gene encoding nose resistant to fluoxetine protein 6-like produces MRWLIRIMLLSSVALQIHSKEKAFLELDQYYRMPKLFAYDDYDECLEAYDTPEPVYCVTRSVIKPDNSSSLWRLIRDFSADTYRHFRHDHLDRGLCVERCRRLLSELTNETIQQLYVEKFDIDFPYIISDKPFENVQHDRTHFGKLINVCENYRLKKQYNLTAFTEIEYCVRPTHQIKVDLLDMSFIAVTMLLILLVVGSSWFDSRINQSGKIDHFKMDIRSQKSMLLTSFSVKRNWYRLIGRSKDQLNEDLKFFQAFRFLTFSLVIMGHCADMFSVTPIANPIDREKEYYTPEGLALINGSQVVQTFFEMSGFLLSIHFFTSRESMKKMSWWTVVAVVVYRFIRLTPAYAYVILLHATWLPKMQNGPMWPRGTSTERYFCRKNWWTNILYVNNYVNADEPCLQQAWYLACDYQLFTLGMILVVAVTKYPKLRNTLYSLALILAYIIPGFIIYFGAFDGAFINRLQDERFIYWYDRMYHQIYIPFHTNMGCYLGGILLGAIYFHQRQKFHDGNRAWYLKAIFYCTVPLGAMVMYANSIFYENDFPKPSIWMAIFYPTLKHSWIFLGAILIYGVIYEYSGVLKRFLNFSIFVPLGRLTYCAYVCHVFMLKNVFFGNREVAYFSKMNHLSKALTVLIASYVIGLMLALLLEFPATALQKQLFSKKLEQAMKPPPVPTEPEINNIVRANDSVAA; encoded by the exons TGGACCAATACTACCGGATGCCGAAACTGTTTGCCTATGACGACTACGACGAGTGTTTGGAGGCGTACGACACTCCGGAACCTGTGTATTGCGTGACCCGTTCCGTCATCAAACCGGACAACAGTTCCAGCCTTTGGCGATTGATTCGG GACTTTTCCGCTGACACGTACCGTCACTTCCGCCATGATCATCTGGACCGAGGATTGTGCGTTGAGCGATGCCGCCGTCTGTTGTCAGAACTGACAAACGAAACCATACAGCAGTTGTACGTCGAAAAGTTCGACATCGATTTTCCG TACATAATTTCCGACAAACCATTTGAGAATGTTCAACATGATCGGACTCACTTTGGAAAGTTGATCAACGTTTGTGAAAACTATCGACTCAAGAAGCAATACAATTTGACAGCCTTCACAGAAATCGAGTATTGCGTGCGACCCACTCATCAGATAAAGGTGGACCTGTTGGATATGAGCTTCATCGCAGTTACGATGCTGCTCATACTGCTGGTCGTTGGCTCGAGCTGGTTCGATTCCCGTATCAATCAGAGCGGTAAAATTGACCACTTCAAGATGGACATCCGAAGCCAAA AATCAATGCTGCTGACGTCGTTTTCCGTGAAACGGAACTGGTACCGACTGATCGGTCGCTCCAAGGATCAACTCAACGAGGACCTAAAGTTCTTCCAGGCGTTCCGGTTCCTCACCTTCAGCCTGGTCATTATGGGTCACTGTGCGGACATGTTTTCGGTGACTCCGATTGCCAATCCGATCGATCGGGAGAAGGAATACTACACCCCGGAGGGATTGGCCCTCATCAATGGGTCCCAGGTGGTGCAGACGTTCTTCGAAATGAGTGGGTTTTTGCTGAGCATCCATTTCTTCACCAGTCGGGAATCGATGAAGAAGATGTCCTGGTGGACGGTGGTAGCCGTCGTTGTTTATCGGTTCATACGGTTAACTCCGGCTTATGCCTACGTTATCCTGCTGCATGCGACCTGGTTGCCGAAGATGCAGAATGGACCGATGTGGCCTAGGGGAACTTCTACCGAACGGTATTTCTGCCGGAAGAACTGGTGGACCAATATTCTGTATGTGAACAACTATGTGAATGCTGATGAACCT TGTTTACAACAGGCCTGGTATTTGGCTTGTGATTATCAACTGTTCACCTTGGGAATGATTCTAGTTGTGGCCGTAACAAA gtATCCAAAACTTAGGAACACGTTGTATTCTTTAGCCTTAATTTTGGCTTACATAATTCCGGGATTTATCATCTACTTTGGCGCATTTGATGGAGCATTCATCAATCGTTTGCA AGACGAAAGATTCATCTACTGGTACGATCGAATGTACCACCAGATCTATATTCCGTTCCATACCAACATGGGCTGCTATCTGGGTGGCATACTTCTGGGCGCAATCTACTTCCACCAGCGTCAAAAGTTTCACGACGGCAATCGCGCGTGG tactTGAAGGCAATCTTCTACTGCACCGTCCCTCTGGGCGCCATGGTGATGTATGCGAACAGTATCTTCTACGAGAACGATTTCCCCAAACCTTCGATCTGGATGGCCATTTTCTATCCGACTCTGAAGCACAGTTGGATATTTCTGGGAGCCATATTAATCTATGGAGTGATCTACGAGTACAGTGGGGTGCTGAAGAGGTTCCTCAATTTTTCGATCTTCGTTCCCCTGGGTCGGTTGACTTACTGTGCCTATGTTTGTCACGTGTTTATGCTCAAGAATGTTTTCTTCGGCAATCGGGAGGTGGCTTACTTCAGCAAGATGAATCAT ttaTCGAAAGCATTGACGGTATTGATTGCATCATACGTAATTGGACTGATGCTGGCGCTGTTGCTAGAATTTCCGGCAACTGCACTCCAGAAGCAGTTATTCTCCAAGAAACTTG aacaaGCCATGAAGCCTCCACCCGTGCCAACAGAACCCGAGATCAATAACATTGTCCGTGCCAATGATAGCGTAGCAGCTTAG